From a region of the Synechococcus sp. PCC 7502 genome:
- a CDS encoding heme A synthase: protein MLESFSSERSLDSNSPNLLVYIRRLVILMAIATLFLMALGSATRVMNAGLSCPDWPLCYGEFVPTEQMNLQVFLEWFHRLVASSLGFASIILAGSTWWFRKSLPQWLPWFGLGALILVIIQGALGAFTVTELLRFDIVTAHLGTGLLFFSTLTVGASALFPYKPDGNSGKLPWFSLVTAILIYGQSILGGLVASQWALHQCLAYSNSLCAVMNNHLLGIIPVCLSVLAIGFWCAYSKSIDSTVKAMGAVAVVFLFMQVAIGFATYKLHLQVEPLTVAHQSVGALLLGSMIILTVLGFRSQNHSVSVISS, encoded by the coding sequence ATGCTTGAATCCTTTAGCTCTGAACGGTCACTAGATTCAAATTCCCCTAATCTTCTAGTTTATATTCGGCGTTTAGTGATCTTAATGGCGATCGCTACGCTGTTTTTAATGGCATTAGGTAGTGCTACTAGAGTCATGAATGCAGGTTTATCCTGCCCTGATTGGCCCCTATGCTATGGCGAGTTTGTGCCTACGGAGCAGATGAACTTACAGGTTTTTTTAGAGTGGTTTCATCGCTTAGTTGCCTCCAGCCTTGGGTTTGCCTCAATTATTCTCGCAGGCTCAACTTGGTGGTTTCGTAAATCTTTACCCCAATGGTTACCTTGGTTTGGTCTGGGAGCCTTAATTCTAGTAATTATCCAAGGAGCTTTAGGAGCTTTTACTGTCACTGAGTTACTCCGATTTGATATTGTCACCGCCCACTTAGGCACGGGGTTATTATTTTTCTCTACACTAACGGTGGGTGCTAGTGCCTTATTTCCCTATAAGCCTGATGGCAATTCGGGTAAATTACCTTGGTTTAGTCTTGTCACAGCGATTTTAATCTATGGTCAAAGCATTCTAGGCGGATTAGTTGCTTCCCAGTGGGCATTGCATCAATGTTTGGCATATTCTAATAGCTTATGTGCGGTTATGAATAACCACTTATTAGGCATAATTCCAGTCTGCCTATCGGTCTTGGCTATTGGGTTTTGGTGCGCTTACAGTAAAAGTATTGACTCTACAGTTAAAGCTATGGGTGCAGTTGCCGTAGTTTTTTTATTTATGCAAGTGGCGATCGGCTTTGCTACCTATAAATTACACCTGCAAGTTGAGCCGTTAACAGTTGCTCATCAATCTGTCGGAGCTTTATTACTGGGGAGCATGATTATCCTGACGGTTTTGGGATTTCGCAGTCAAAATCATTCGGTTTCAGTTATTTCCAGTTAA
- a CDS encoding DUF1796 family putative cysteine peptidase, whose translation MYQFQIRAYTQIGEAIAVVGSTEELGNWDVAKAIPLTTSKAEYPLWQTPQKISFAKTANINYKYLLLKPDGSVIWENWGNNRWLPADTDRVTVVDDGGFGYIQPYPFGYELNPASVNLNHPQNQTGLKIVIIGSSVAQGHKAWLMQGWAALLSDRLTKDYGHKVINVSEAGANVSRTIARFSQVVTPASPDIVITALSLGNEGFATCPPQQRRTIKRKFESGLQQLIKMTQAIGAMPILAGIYPHGEYESEHRQMLWETHRRMLNWGVPVLDWLAAIEDGQGRWQSGISFDPAHPNSLGHQKMYAAIAPQVPNIFAITKAQIQETIKRWQQQTDIYLDRNGFRIFIEDEQIRIINPSQYEYAIAPYWQELQTAFQSALQTQGQLILGIYLADPSENFPTTPYLYIQEDGSIDTTVKIPAHADLTYSSAFNHFTSAPSTTKILCQEGDLGIFKISDRYLWIINESEHQYNIQPMWQQVRTALMALPQGVYIDRFNPDTPFRTLMIGKDGLESRVKVPPKSALFFSYKCDLSDIKRVAILPLGDRCAVRMMLYKMEYDGPAFPFDLTRSTKISDVADAIATGFEDMWNPQYLHYNPAQNRIYHSKWQGLSFAHEVEADEDPVRDMTPIYKRMQTRYAARSKRFWYTLNHCDQVLFVRTGVCDRPGVIDLVEKLKTKCHINNRDKPFQLLLLSPQSSHEFAGLDHVLHYNVEFNPDQMYDNLDHWLYCTKIMHNILESLNISSKNLFWCPPYV comes from the coding sequence ATGTATCAATTCCAGATTCGAGCATATACACAGATCGGAGAGGCGATCGCTGTAGTTGGTTCCACAGAGGAGTTAGGGAACTGGGATGTGGCAAAAGCTATACCTCTAACTACGTCCAAGGCAGAATATCCCCTTTGGCAAACACCACAAAAAATCAGCTTTGCAAAAACAGCTAATATTAACTACAAGTATCTACTGCTTAAGCCAGATGGTAGTGTAATTTGGGAAAACTGGGGTAACAACCGATGGCTGCCTGCGGATACCGATCGGGTAACTGTAGTCGATGATGGTGGGTTTGGTTATATTCAGCCCTATCCCTTTGGTTATGAATTAAATCCTGCAAGTGTAAATTTAAATCACCCCCAAAATCAAACGGGCTTAAAAATCGTAATTATTGGTAGCTCAGTCGCCCAAGGGCATAAGGCATGGTTAATGCAAGGTTGGGCAGCACTTTTAAGCGATCGCCTAACCAAAGATTATGGACATAAGGTGATCAATGTATCCGAAGCAGGGGCAAATGTAAGTAGAACGATCGCCCGATTTTCCCAAGTAGTAACGCCCGCATCCCCAGACATCGTGATTACTGCCCTATCCCTTGGCAACGAAGGCTTTGCCACCTGTCCTCCCCAGCAACGACGCACCATTAAAAGAAAGTTTGAATCGGGATTACAACAACTCATAAAAATGACCCAAGCGATCGGAGCCATGCCTATCCTTGCGGGAATCTATCCCCACGGTGAATATGAGAGCGAACATCGACAAATGCTCTGGGAAACCCATCGACGGATGTTAAATTGGGGCGTACCTGTTTTAGATTGGCTGGCAGCAATAGAAGACGGGCAAGGACGTTGGCAATCTGGCATATCCTTCGATCCCGCCCATCCCAATAGCCTTGGTCATCAGAAAATGTATGCGGCGATCGCTCCTCAAGTTCCCAATATTTTTGCCATAACCAAAGCTCAAATTCAGGAAACCATCAAACGCTGGCAACAGCAAACTGATATTTATCTGGATCGCAATGGCTTTCGGATATTTATTGAAGATGAGCAGATCAGAATTATTAATCCTAGTCAGTATGAATATGCGATCGCTCCCTATTGGCAAGAACTCCAAACTGCATTTCAATCCGCATTACAAACTCAAGGGCAATTAATACTTGGAATTTACCTTGCTGATCCATCTGAAAACTTTCCGACCACACCCTATTTATATATTCAAGAAGATGGCAGCATCGATACCACCGTTAAAATTCCCGCCCATGCCGATCTAACCTATAGCTCCGCTTTCAATCATTTTACTTCAGCCCCATCCACAACCAAGATTTTATGTCAAGAGGGTGATCTAGGCATTTTTAAAATCAGCGATCGCTACCTGTGGATTATTAATGAATCCGAACATCAATATAATATTCAACCGATGTGGCAGCAGGTACGCACAGCATTAATGGCTCTACCCCAGGGCGTTTACATCGACCGCTTTAATCCCGATACTCCCTTTCGCACCTTAATGATTGGCAAAGATGGGTTGGAAAGTCGAGTTAAGGTTCCCCCCAAGTCTGCTTTGTTTTTTAGCTATAAATGTGACCTGTCCGATATTAAACGGGTGGCAATTCTTCCCCTAGGCGATCGCTGCGCTGTAAGAATGATGCTCTATAAAATGGAATATGATGGTCCCGCTTTTCCCTTTGATCTGACCCGTAGCACTAAAATTTCTGATGTTGCTGATGCGATCGCTACAGGATTTGAGGATATGTGGAATCCCCAATATCTGCATTATAATCCCGCTCAAAACCGCATTTATCACTCTAAATGGCAGGGTTTATCCTTTGCCCACGAAGTTGAAGCAGACGAAGACCCAGTTCGGGATATGACTCCCATTTACAAAAGGATGCAAACTCGTTACGCAGCTAGGTCTAAGCGGTTTTGGTACACCCTCAATCACTGTGATCAAGTTCTATTTGTCCGCACTGGTGTATGCGATCGCCCTGGGGTTATAGATTTAGTCGAGAAACTCAAAACCAAGTGCCATATCAATAATCGGGACAAACCCTTTCAACTTTTACTACTTTCGCCCCAGTCCAGTCACGAGTTTGCAGGCTTAGATCATGTCTTACATTACAATGTGGAATTTAACCCCGATCAAATGTATGACAACCTTGATCATTGGCTGTACTGCACCAAAATCATGCACAACATTTTAGAATCCCTTAATATTTCTAGTAAAAATCTATTCTGGTGTCCACCGTATGTTTAG
- a CDS encoding heme o synthase: MQNITYADRRNRDLSEIVQSYFQLTKPRIIVLLLITTAGAMWIASAGKVDPLLLLVTVCSGALAAASANTINCIYDRDIDYVMERTRSRPLPSGRVSPRDALIFAIALALISFSLLYVFANLLAAGLAMSGIAVYVGVYTIWLKRSSTQNIVIGGAAGAIPPLVGWAAVTGELSWAAWVLFAIIFVWTPPHFWALALMIKDEYAKVGVPMLPVVEGCESTSWQILAYTILLVPVTLLLVYPLHVMGAVYGITAVSLGIVFIFKAIKLIKNSSDRLAARDVFKYSILYLMLLCIAMGVDSLAVTDNLLTYLGSKITDLI; encoded by the coding sequence ATGCAAAATATAACCTATGCTGACCGTCGCAATCGGGACTTGTCAGAAATAGTACAAAGCTACTTTCAACTCACCAAACCTCGAATTATAGTTTTATTATTAATCACCACCGCAGGTGCAATGTGGATTGCCAGTGCAGGCAAGGTTGATCCCCTATTACTATTAGTCACTGTATGTAGTGGAGCATTAGCTGCCGCCAGTGCCAATACCATTAACTGTATCTATGATCGAGATATTGATTATGTGATGGAGCGGACTCGCAGTCGTCCTTTGCCTTCGGGTCGAGTTAGTCCTAGGGATGCTTTAATCTTTGCGATCGCCCTCGCCCTAATTTCCTTTAGTTTGCTCTATGTATTTGCAAATTTATTAGCAGCAGGCTTGGCAATGTCTGGGATTGCAGTCTATGTAGGGGTTTACACGATCTGGCTGAAGCGTTCTAGCACCCAAAATATTGTAATTGGTGGGGCAGCAGGTGCCATTCCACCTTTGGTTGGTTGGGCAGCAGTTACAGGTGAACTGAGTTGGGCAGCATGGGTATTATTTGCGATCATTTTTGTCTGGACTCCTCCCCACTTTTGGGCTTTAGCATTAATGATTAAAGATGAATATGCCAAGGTTGGTGTACCCATGTTACCTGTGGTTGAAGGCTGCGAATCTACCAGTTGGCAAATCTTGGCTTACACAATTTTATTAGTGCCAGTAACTTTACTGCTAGTTTATCCTTTGCACGTTATGGGTGCTGTTTACGGAATTACTGCTGTCAGCTTAGGTATAGTGTTTATTTTTAAGGCGATAAAGCTAATCAAAAATTCTAGCGATCGCCTTGCTGCCCGTGATGTATTTAAGTATTCCATTCTTTACCTAATGCTGCTATGTATTGCCATGGGAGTAGATAGTCTAGCGGTAACTGATAATTTACTAACTTACTTGGGCAGCAAGATTACTGACTTGATTTAA
- the glgP gene encoding alpha-glucan family phosphorylase, with protein sequence MQPIRTFNVTPAIPEKLEPLRKLAYNLYWSWNVEIKDLFRRLDPELWDATRHNPVLMLGTISQERLQAATEDDGFVAQMERSAQQLDDYLARRTWYARHRSCEAAPTECYAYYSAEFGLTDCLPIYSGGLGILAGDHLKSASDLGLPLVGVGLLYQKGYFAQYLNPDGWQQERYPINDFFNMPIHLERNPDGSELHISVDYPNSNGNGFKPVYARIWRIQVGSVPLYLMDTNIEPNNQEDQDITDYLYGGDIDVRIRQEMMLGIGGTKMLEALGLKPTAYHMNEGHAGFLSLQRLTSLMLNDGLNFKEAAQMAQSTQIFTTHTPVPAGIDLFPADKVWYYLGNYCDRLKISKDDFLALGRLNPQDHNEPFSMANFAIKMATYINGVSKLHGAVSRQMFNGLWDQLPTDEVPITSITNGVHARTWVQEDTQTLYDRYFGPSWSSADPEDQKIWDRISTIPDEELWRNHQRAKARLVVFARERLKKQLSKWGASSAEIQEAGEALDPTALTIGFARRFATYKRGTLFLLDRDRIKKLLCDRTRKLQFIIAGKAHPKDTPGKELIRDIVRFSREHDVRHSIVFIEDYDTYVSGLMLAGCDIWLNTPLRPREASGTSGMKAAMNGCANMSVLDGWWDEADYVKTGWPIGLGEEYDDLSYQNRVESNAIYELLEKDALPLFYNRTEDGVPRGWVAKMKEAIRLNTPLFNTARMVRDYAIEAYIPASDRFVQLHDDHYAKAKELSIWKQKLEQQWHSVAITSIDISETSEVRVNQPIAVKAQVYLGGLTCDDVQVELYQGEVAENGHIVKGLATAMTLETCSTDGYGVYLGETSYTGSGLHGLALRILPKHPSLANAYEPRLIQWAK encoded by the coding sequence ATGCAGCCAATTCGTACATTTAACGTCACCCCTGCCATTCCAGAGAAGCTAGAACCTCTAAGAAAGCTGGCATATAACCTTTATTGGAGTTGGAACGTCGAGATCAAAGATTTATTTCGCCGCCTTGATCCAGAGCTTTGGGATGCAACCCGCCATAACCCTGTGTTAATGCTAGGTACAATTAGTCAAGAGCGTTTGCAAGCTGCCACCGAAGACGATGGGTTTGTGGCACAAATGGAGCGTTCTGCCCAACAACTAGATGATTATTTGGCACGGCGCACTTGGTATGCCCGTCATCGTTCCTGTGAAGCTGCTCCTACGGAATGCTATGCCTACTACTCCGCCGAATTTGGCTTAACGGACTGTTTACCGATTTATTCTGGGGGCTTAGGCATTTTAGCGGGAGATCACCTTAAGTCTGCTAGTGATCTCGGCTTACCCTTGGTGGGTGTCGGTTTGCTCTATCAAAAAGGCTACTTTGCCCAATACCTAAATCCCGATGGTTGGCAACAGGAACGGTATCCGATCAATGACTTTTTCAATATGCCCATTCATCTAGAGCGTAATCCTGATGGCTCGGAACTGCATATTAGTGTCGATTATCCCAACAGTAATGGCAATGGGTTTAAACCTGTCTATGCCAGAATTTGGCGCATTCAGGTCGGTTCGGTACCTTTGTACTTAATGGACACAAACATTGAACCCAATAACCAAGAAGATCAAGATATTACCGATTATCTTTACGGTGGCGATATAGATGTCAGAATTCGCCAAGAAATGATGCTGGGAATCGGTGGCACCAAAATGCTAGAAGCACTAGGACTAAAACCAACCGCCTATCACATGAACGAGGGTCACGCTGGCTTTTTATCTTTACAGCGTTTGACAAGCTTAATGCTAAATGATGGCTTGAACTTTAAAGAAGCAGCCCAAATGGCACAATCGACCCAGATTTTTACAACCCACACTCCAGTACCTGCGGGGATTGATTTATTTCCTGCTGATAAGGTTTGGTACTACTTAGGCAATTATTGCGATCGCCTGAAAATTTCCAAAGATGACTTTTTAGCCCTGGGCAGACTTAATCCTCAGGATCACAATGAGCCGTTTAGTATGGCAAACTTTGCGATCAAAATGGCAACCTATATTAATGGGGTAAGTAAGCTACACGGAGCGGTATCTCGCCAAATGTTTAATGGACTGTGGGATCAGCTACCAACGGATGAAGTCCCAATTACCTCTATTACCAATGGGGTTCATGCCCGCACTTGGGTACAGGAAGATACGCAAACCCTCTATGATCGCTATTTTGGACCTAGTTGGTCATCAGCCGATCCAGAGGATCAAAAAATTTGGGATCGCATCTCCACTATTCCCGATGAAGAGTTATGGCGGAATCACCAAAGAGCCAAGGCAAGATTAGTCGTATTTGCCCGTGAGCGGTTAAAAAAGCAGCTAAGTAAGTGGGGAGCATCATCGGCGGAAATTCAAGAAGCAGGGGAGGCACTAGACCCAACCGCCTTAACCATTGGCTTTGCAAGAAGGTTTGCCACCTATAAACGGGGAACTTTATTCCTGTTAGATCGAGATCGGATTAAGAAATTACTCTGCGATCGCACCCGTAAGCTCCAATTCATCATTGCTGGTAAAGCTCACCCTAAAGACACTCCGGGTAAAGAACTAATTCGAGATATTGTGCGTTTCAGTCGTGAACATGATGTCCGTCACAGTATTGTCTTTATTGAAGATTATGATACCTATGTATCTGGTTTGATGTTGGCTGGTTGTGATATTTGGCTAAATACACCTTTGCGTCCCCGTGAAGCATCTGGTACCAGTGGTATGAAAGCAGCAATGAATGGTTGTGCCAATATGAGCGTCCTCGATGGTTGGTGGGATGAGGCAGACTATGTTAAAACTGGTTGGCCCATTGGCTTAGGCGAAGAATATGATGACTTGTCTTATCAAAATCGGGTTGAATCTAATGCTATTTATGAACTTTTAGAAAAAGATGCTCTGCCTTTGTTCTATAACCGCACTGAAGATGGGGTTCCTAGAGGTTGGGTGGCAAAAATGAAGGAAGCTATTCGCTTAAATACCCCTTTATTTAATACTGCCCGTATGGTTAGAGACTATGCGATCGAGGCTTATATTCCCGCTAGCGATCGCTTTGTTCAACTCCATGATGATCATTATGCAAAAGCCAAGGAATTATCAATCTGGAAACAAAAACTGGAACAGCAGTGGCATAGTGTAGCAATTACTTCCATCGATATTTCTGAAACCTCAGAAGTTAGGGTTAACCAGCCGATCGCTGTCAAAGCTCAAGTATATTTGGGCGGATTGACCTGTGATGATGTCCAAGTTGAACTTTATCAAGGTGAAGTTGCCGAAAATGGTCATATTGTCAAAGGACTGGCAACAGCAATGACCTTGGAAACCTGTTCTACTGATGGATACGGGGTTTATCTAGGCGAAACTAGCTACACAGGTAGTGGCTTGCATGGTTTAGCTTTACGGATTTTACCTAAGCATCCTAGCCTAGCAAATGCCTACGAACCTCGTTTAATTCAATGGGCTAAATAA
- a CDS encoding Uma2 family endonuclease, with product MESLTISIDTIIDLSDDKLFELCQQHSELRFERNAQGDLAIMAPEGSDTGRVSFELSGQLWNWNERKKLGVAFGTSAGFILPNGAMRSPDVSWILKERWEALSPAQQAKFAPICPDFVIELMSPNDNLIITQTKMKEYQDNGTRLGWLINRKDRQVEIYRFGQSVEILENPNSLSGENVLPEFSLSLETIW from the coding sequence ATGGAAAGTCTGACTATTAGCATAGATACAATTATTGATCTTAGTGACGACAAGCTGTTTGAACTGTGTCAGCAACACTCTGAACTTAGATTTGAACGCAATGCTCAAGGGGATTTGGCAATTATGGCACCTGAAGGAAGTGATACGGGCAGAGTTAGCTTTGAGTTAAGCGGACAGCTTTGGAATTGGAATGAAAGGAAAAAACTTGGTGTAGCATTTGGTACTTCCGCAGGTTTTATTTTACCCAATGGTGCCATGCGATCGCCTGATGTGTCATGGATACTCAAAGAAAGATGGGAAGCATTAAGCCCAGCACAACAAGCAAAATTTGCCCCGATCTGTCCAGATTTTGTGATTGAGTTAATGTCCCCTAATGATAATTTGATAATTACTCAAACAAAGATGAAGGAATATCAGGATAACGGCACAAGACTGGGTTGGTTGATTAATCGCAAGGATCGGCAAGTGGAAATTTATCGCTTTGGTCAATCGGTGGAAATTCTGGAAAATCCTAATTCCCTCTCGGGAGAAAATGTCCTGCCTGAATTTAGCTTAAGTCTTGAGACGATTTGGTAA
- a CDS encoding DUF362 domain-containing protein: MASLNLKSHLQFQRDQAVNVADTKDFVYAPPQQAIAAKRILVKPNLGYPNKAPVTVSIKVLAKVLQGLRAASPDAEILIVEGVCSALSLREICDRQGVGNLLDEGMQVLDADTLPCKEYQNLQPNPVRFKTMLAPTLLEEVDCRITVGAFKRTILKDEPLISASLKNLYGLFPRSHYKARSPNSRGQLHRPSVSLILQDVYFCIGHLFDGAVVDGDRKLESLDWKPDKGKSVELGKVFWGNDPISVDRKACELGGEKIPSYLEAIDNLRQKLN; this comes from the coding sequence ATGGCTTCATTAAATCTGAAATCTCATTTGCAATTTCAAAGGGATCAAGCGGTTAATGTTGCGGATACTAAAGATTTTGTTTATGCCCCTCCCCAACAAGCGATCGCTGCTAAAAGAATACTAGTTAAACCCAATTTAGGCTACCCTAATAAAGCACCAGTCACTGTGAGTATAAAGGTATTAGCAAAGGTCTTGCAGGGATTACGGGCAGCAAGTCCAGATGCAGAAATTCTGATTGTGGAAGGGGTATGTTCGGCTTTGTCTTTACGGGAAATATGCGATCGCCAAGGGGTAGGAAATTTACTAGATGAGGGAATGCAGGTTTTAGATGCGGATACATTGCCCTGTAAGGAATATCAGAATTTGCAGCCTAATCCTGTACGATTTAAAACTATGCTTGCACCTACTCTATTAGAGGAAGTAGATTGTCGGATTACGGTGGGGGCATTTAAGCGCACCATTCTCAAAGATGAGCCTTTAATTTCCGCTTCCTTAAAGAATTTGTATGGCTTATTTCCCCGATCGCACTATAAAGCTCGCAGTCCTAATTCCCGTGGGCAGTTGCATCGTCCCAGTGTGTCGTTAATTTTACAGGATGTGTATTTTTGTATTGGGCATTTATTTGATGGGGCTGTGGTAGATGGCGATCGCAAGCTGGAAAGTCTCGATTGGAAGCCAGATAAAGGGAAATCAGTAGAGTTGGGTAAGGTATTTTGGGGCAATGATCCGATTAGTGTGGATCGTAAAGCCTGTGAACTGGGGGGTGAAAAGATTCCGAGTTATTTAGAGGCGATCGACAATTTGAGGCAAAAGTTAAATTAG
- the dcd gene encoding dCTP deaminase, whose translation MLKNDIWIKEMAEKGMITPFQPSQVRSVDSHPVISYGLSSFGYDIRLSPKEFRIFRHIPGTVVDPKRFSPDNLETAKLHTDGKDAFFILPAHSYGLGVALERLEMPDNITAICMGKSTMARVGVIANITPVEAGWRGYLTLEFSNSSSADCRVYANEGIVQLLFLEGEPCSVSYQSRQGKYQDQTEVVTIARV comes from the coding sequence ATGTTAAAGAATGACATCTGGATCAAAGAAATGGCTGAGAAAGGAATGATTACACCCTTTCAACCCTCACAGGTACGCTCTGTAGATAGTCATCCTGTGATTTCCTATGGTCTAAGTAGTTTTGGCTATGATATTCGCCTGAGTCCCAAGGAATTTAGAATATTTAGGCATATACCTGGTACAGTCGTCGATCCCAAACGATTTAGTCCCGATAATCTGGAAACTGCCAAACTCCACACAGACGGTAAAGATGCTTTTTTTATCCTGCCTGCCCACTCCTACGGTTTAGGTGTTGCTTTGGAACGTTTGGAAATGCCTGATAACATTACTGCTATTTGTATGGGAAAATCCACTATGGCAAGGGTAGGAGTGATCGCTAATATTACCCCCGTGGAAGCAGGCTGGCGCGGATATTTAACTCTAGAATTTTCTAACTCTTCCAGTGCTGATTGTCGGGTTTATGCCAATGAAGGCATTGTGCAATTACTATTCCTAGAAGGTGAACCCTGCTCAGTCAGTTATCAATCCCGTCAGGGTAAGTACCAAGATCAAACGGAAGTAGTCACGATCGCCCGTGTTTAA
- the hisA gene encoding 1-(5-phosphoribosyl)-5-[(5-phosphoribosylamino)methylideneamino]imidazole-4-carboxamide isomerase, with protein MDVIPAIDILDGHCVRLYQGDYQQSEIFGDDPVEVAQQWYSQGAKYLHVVDLNGAREGEPKNLKIIEAIARSIPIHVQVGGGLRDRNSILAVLGTGVSRVILGTVAVEKPQLVADICAEFPEQILVGIDARDGKVATRGWLETSEVVATELAKRMTNIGVAGIIYTDIYRDGTMQGANLEALAHLATNINVPVIASGGISSISDLLGVMSLEPLGVTGAILGKSIYTGSIDLKQAIRAVGNGRWQDVPPELGTAIA; from the coding sequence ATGGATGTAATTCCGGCGATCGATATATTAGATGGGCATTGTGTCAGGCTATATCAAGGCGATTATCAGCAATCAGAAATATTTGGTGATGATCCTGTGGAAGTAGCGCAGCAATGGTATAGTCAGGGCGCAAAATACCTTCATGTGGTTGATTTAAATGGAGCAAGGGAAGGGGAACCTAAAAATCTAAAAATTATAGAAGCGATCGCCCGCTCAATTCCTATCCATGTCCAAGTTGGCGGCGGTTTGCGCGATCGAAATAGCATTTTGGCAGTCCTAGGAACTGGAGTTAGTCGGGTAATTCTCGGGACAGTCGCCGTAGAAAAACCTCAACTAGTTGCTGATATCTGTGCTGAATTCCCAGAACAAATTTTGGTGGGGATCGATGCCCGTGATGGCAAGGTGGCGACTAGGGGTTGGCTAGAAACATCTGAAGTAGTGGCAACAGAATTAGCAAAACGCATGACTAATATCGGCGTGGCTGGAATTATATATACCGACATCTATCGTGATGGTACGATGCAAGGCGCAAATCTGGAAGCACTAGCGCATTTAGCGACAAACATAAATGTACCAGTTATCGCTTCTGGTGGTATTAGTTCAATTAGTGACTTACTTGGTGTTATGAGCCTAGAACCGTTAGGAGTGACTGGGGCAATTTTAGGCAAATCAATATATACAGGCAGTATCGATCTAAAACAAGCAATTAGAGCCGTAGGTAATGGCAGATGGCAAGATGTTCCTCCAGAGCTAGGAACTGCGATCGCCTAA
- the rpsT gene encoding 30S ribosomal protein S20: MANIKSSAKRAQISERNRLRNKSYKSAVKTLMKKYFDAVNNYQTAPGEESLETANTKLSLAFSKIDKAVKNGILHPNNGARKKARLAKALKAVQPQPVS, from the coding sequence GTGGCAAATATCAAGTCTTCAGCAAAACGTGCTCAAATCAGTGAACGAAATCGTTTGCGTAACAAATCCTATAAGTCTGCTGTCAAAACTCTCATGAAAAAGTATTTTGATGCAGTGAATAACTACCAAACTGCTCCTGGGGAAGAGTCTTTGGAAACCGCAAACACTAAACTGTCTCTAGCATTTAGCAAAATTGACAAAGCTGTCAAAAATGGTATTCTGCATCCTAACAATGGGGCGCGTAAAAAGGCAAGATTAGCAAAAGCCTTAAAAGCTGTACAACCTCAACCAGTTTCGTAA